A stretch of Diabrotica undecimpunctata isolate CICGRU unplaced genomic scaffold, icDiaUnde3 ctg00000568.1, whole genome shotgun sequence DNA encodes these proteins:
- the LOC140431119 gene encoding uncharacterized protein: MVWSLITTGKRFISKFNTYLNSFQLRYEECKGNLNIDLAKILEKGIQDAKEGAGFQKGDKIRIIVRNENFKHPISTGTETDLNTDNILAQIENIVTSDESVQVEDTIFDIQIFKIPRGSGRHKIINLAEDRRTKKSITQIKNTDTLCGARAVIVGLTYVTNEILGHKLIKSDAHSIRIGRKLQTDLAEKLCNLLGGCYNDGFTLDNFKKAEELLDVQIKIICAENFNTIIYEGPEKTAKIYLYKNGNHFDVINNLKGLYGSRFYCAKCDTPYSHYRVHKCKKAPLCTICKHPEHDLTTKSKVLCKDCNRYCYNNECLRNHTEACKEVFKCDKCNKLCKRDKEHVCGYSMCRNCNTFVEIATHQCYMMKKPAKGGVCTVACTCNNRSSVINSGCKENHKQSQSCKDPCICNNLSEEKIMKCSYNERYIFFDYEAMQDTGIHVPNLVIAQDFGGHKFVFKDNEEFCRWLISEKHRNYTAIAHNSKSYDSYFILKYCVENTTKPYTIYNGSKLMLLEVEALKLKIIDSSNFVAGPLSGFPKTFGLHELKKGYFPHFFNTPENTHYEGCLPDIAYYGPNTMKTKQRSDFKKWYDEHKNDHFVLQKELHTYCDSDVDILRRGCLEFRKEFLEIANIDPFQYLTIASVCMAIYRSKYLRTNTIGVVKQEIKETYSRASIKWLNQFSNVQHALNGGEVTICGAKVDGFSEESNTVYQYHGCFWHGHPECFKNDTVNHVNNETMSDLYERTIRRSKQIKEAGYNLVEMWECEWLKSKECKNAADPQLIEPLKPREAFFGGRTNAIKLNVTGKKLRYIDIVSLYPTVQYYDQYPVGHPTKIHAPEVYDPNWFGLVHCQILPPTDLYHPVLPVKTDKLMFPLCNQCVLEDCENCDHDDSERMLRGTWTTLEINKALEKGYKIIKIHEVWHFEQTSTDLFKGYVKDFMKIKLETSPHTYATNEEYARAVKEQMDIELDLSKIAPNPGKRAVAKICLNSLWGKFGQRMNMKQTEYVVDIKRWYEVLMNDKINLTNVTFINDNIAQVSYDYKDVFVEDPTYTNIFVALFTTSNARLRLYEMIDRLGEAVAYFDTDSIVYIDDGLNTVETGEMLGDWSDELPGDDYIVEWLSTGPKSYFYKTAKGKEVTKIKGFTLNYENSLVLNASAMNDIIHDPTKEIKLTYDQIGRDTETKDIVTRKRVSKTFKMAYKKRKIIQSDDSLIDTTPLGFQKL, encoded by the coding sequence ATGGTCTGGTCTTTAATTACCACAGGTAAAcgttttatttctaaatttaacacTTATTTAAATTCGTTTCAATTACGTTATGAAGAGTGCAAAGgtaatttaaatattgatttagcaAAGATATTAGAAAAAGGTATACAGGATGCTAAAGAAGGAGCCGGCTTTCAAAAAGGGGATAAAATTCGTATAATTGTTCgtaatgaaaattttaaacatCCCATATCAACAGGTACTGAAACAGATTTAAATACGGATAATATCTTGGCTCAAATCGAAAACATTGTAACTTCTGACGAGTCGGTTCAAGTCGAAGATACTATATTTGATATACAAATTTTCAAGATACCTAGGGGTAGCGGCCgacataaaattataaatttggcAGAGGACCGTCGCACCAAGAAAAGCATTACCCAGATTAAAAATACCGACACTTTATGCGGGGCTCGAGCAGTTATAGTGGGCTTAACATACGTCACAAACGAGATTTTGGGCCACAAATTGATCAAAAGCGATGCTCATAGCATACGTATAGGTCGAAAATTGCAGACTGATTTGGCCGAAAAACTTTGCAACCTGTTGGGCGGTTGTTATAACGATGGCTTTACGTTGGATAATTTTAAGAAGGCAGAGGAGTTATTGGATGTGCAGATAAAGATTATTTGTGCAGAAAATTTCAACACAATCATATACGAGGGCCCCGAAAAAACAGCCAagatttatttgtataaaaacgGGAATCATTTTgatgttataaacaatttaaagggTCTTTACGGTAGTCGTTTTTATTGTGCGAAGTGTGATACCCCTTACAGTCATTACCGTGTACACAAATGCAAGAAAGCACCACTTTGTACGATTTGCAAACATCCCGAGCATGACTTGACTACAAAAAGCAAAGTTTTGTGCAAGGACTGTAACCGTTATTGCTACAACAATGAATGTTTAAGAAACCATACAGAAGCTTGCAAAGAAGTATTTAAATGTGACAAATGTAATAAACTATGCAAGAGAGATAAGGAGCATGTATGCGGTTACTCCATGTGCAGAAACTGTAATACCTTTGTAGAAATAGCTACGCATCAGTGTTACATGATGAAAAAACCAGCCAAAGGAGGAGTTTGTACTGTAGCCTGTACTTGCAATAACAGATCAAGCGTGATAAATTCAGGCTGTAAAGAAAATCACAAACAGTCACAAAGTTGCAAAGACCCTTGTATATGTAACAATCTCtctgaagaaaaaataatgaaatgctCTTACAACGAAAGATATATTTTCTTTGATTACGAGGCAATGCAGGATACAGGCATTCATGTACCGAATCTTGTAATTGCGCAGGATTTCGGCGgacataaatttgtttttaaagacAATGAAGAGTTCTGTAGATGGTTAATTTCCGAGAAACATAGAAATTATACAGCGATAGCCCACAATAGTAAATCATAcgattcatatttcattttaaaatattgcgTGGAAAACACGACAAAGCCGTACACTATCTACAACGGGTCAAAACTTATGCTTTTGGAAGTCGAGGCTCTTAAACTGAAAATAATAGACAGCTCTAATTTTGTAGCCGGCCCCCTGTCCGGTTTTCCTAAAACTTTTGGTCTGCATGAATTAAAGAAAGGCTATTTTCCTCACTTTTTCAACACTCCTGAAAATACTCACTACGAAGGCTGCTTACCAGATATTGCGTATTATGGACCCAACacaatgaaaacaaaacaaagatCTGATTTTAAGAAATGGTACGATGAGCATAAAAATGACCACTTTGTGTTACAGAAAGAGCTCCATACCTATTGCGATTCAGATGTTGATATTTTACGACGTGGGTGTTTGGAATTTCGCAAGGAATTTTTAGAAATAGCAAACATAGACCCATTTCAATATCTGACTATTGCCAGTGTGTGTATGGCCATATATAGATCTAAATATCTTCGAACAAACACCATTGGCGTTGTAAAGCAGGAGATAAAGGAGACATATAGCAGGGCATCAATAAAATGGCTCAATCAATTTTCTAACGTCCAACATGCTCTTAATGGCGGAGAAGTGACAATTTGCGGTGCAAAAGTTGATGGTTTCTCGGAAGAGTCAAATACTGTGTACCAGTACCACGGTTGCTTCTGGCATGGCCACCCAGAATGCTTTAAGAACGACACAGTTAACCACGTCAACAATGAGACAATGAGTGACTTGTACGAGAGAACAATAAGACgatcaaaacaaataaaagaagcaGGGTACAACTTGGTAGAAATGTGGGAATGTGAGTGGTTAAAATCCAAAGAATGTAAAAACGCCGCAGATCCTCAACTTATTGAACCCTTAAAGCCTCGTGAAGCATTCTTTGGCGGTAGAACAAACGCCATAAAACTAAACGTGACTGGGAAAAAGCTCAGATACATAGATATTGTATCACTGTATCCAACCGTACAATATTACGATCAATATCCAGTTGGCCACCCTACAAAAATACATGCACCTGAAGTATACGATCCTAATTGGTTTGGTCTAGTACATTGCCAAATACTACCGCCTACTGATTTATACCATCCTGTATTACCTGTCAAAACTGACAAATTAATGTTTCCACTGTGTAATCAATGCGTCTTGGAAGATTGCGAAAATTGTGATCATGATGACTCGGAAAGAATGCTGAGGGGTACATGGACAACTCTAGAAATTAATAAGGCCTTAGAAAAAgggtataaaataataaaaattcacgAGGTGTGGCATTTTGAGCAAACATCGACAGATTTGTTCAAGGGATATGTCAAAGATTTTATGAAGATCAAATTAGAAACTAGTCCACATACGTATGCCACAAATGAAGAGTACGCTCGGGCTGTAAAAGAGCAGATGGACATAGAGCTCGATTTATCTAAAATAGCCCCAAATCCCGGTAAACGAGCAGTCGCTAAAATATGCCTAAATAGTCTATGGGGTAAATTTGGCCAAAGAATGAATATGAAACAGACAGAGTATGTTGTGGACATTAAAAGATGGTACGAAGTTTTGATGaacgataaaataaatttaacaaacgTCACATTTATTAATGATAATATAGCACAAGTCTCTTACGATTATAAAGACGTGTTTGTGGAAGACCCAACATATACGAATATTTTTGTGGCATTATTTACGACCAGTAACGCTCGTCTAAGACTGTACGAGATGATTGATAGGCTAGGAGAAGCAGTTGCCTACTTCGACACAGACTCCATTGTTTACATTGATGATGGCCTAAACACTGTCGAAACAGGTGAAATGTTGGGCGATTGGAGTGATGAGTTGCCTGGAGATGACTACATAGTTGAATGGCTCAGTACAGGTCCTAAAAGTTATTTTTACAAAACAGCCAAGGGCAAAGAGGTGACTAAAATCAAAGGTTTCACTTTAAACTACGAAAACAGCCTAGTACTCAATGCCTCCGCCATGAATGACATCATACACGATccaaccaaagaaattaagctcACGTATGACCAGATCGGTAGGGATACAGAGACCAAAGATATTGTTACGAGAAAAAGGGTATCAAAGACTTTCAAGATGGCCTACAAGAAACGAAAAATAATACAAAGTGATGACTCATTAATTGACACAACACCTCTTGGctttcaaaaattataa